The Pandoraea apista genomic interval TGGCGCAAGCCGGTCTCGTGAACAAGGACTGGCAGAAACGCCTGCCGGATAACGCCACCCCGTACACCTCCACGATCGTGCTGCTGGTGCGCAAGGGCAACCCGAAGGGCATCAAGGACTGGGGCGACCTCGTCAAGCCGGGTATCAGCGTGGTGACGCCGAACCCGAAGACGTCGGCCGGCGCCCGCTGGAATTACCTTGCCGCGTGGCTCTACGCCCTTAAGCAACCGGGTGGCAACGAGCAAAAGGCGCAGGATTTCGTCAAGGCACTCTATAAGAACGTGGGCGTGCTCGATTCGGGCGCGCGCGGCGCGACCACGACTTTCGTGGAGCGCGGCATCGGCGACGTGCTGATCGCCTGGGAAAACGAAGCGCTGCTCTCGGTAAAGGATCTCGGTCCGGACAAGTTCGACATTGTGGTGCCGTCGTCTTCGATTCTGACGGAGCCGCCGGTGGCCGTAGTCGACAAGAATGTCGACAAGCACGGTACCCGCAAGGCTGCCGAGGCCTATCTGCAATGGCTGTATTCGCCGCAAGGCCAGGAAATCGCCGCGAAGCACTTCTATCGTCCGCGCTCGCCGGAAATCGCGAAGAAGTACGAGTCGCAATATCCGAAGCTCAAGCTCTACACCGTTGACGCCGATCTGGGCGGCTGGACCAAGACGCAGGCCAAGCATTTCGCCGACGGCGGCATCTTCGACCAGATCTACACCAAGAAGTAACGTCACGACGAAAGGGACCATCGCATGAGTACCGCATTGTTTCCCCTCTGGCGCAAGCCGAGTGCCTTGCCGGGCTTCGGCCTGACGATGGGCTACACCGTCGCCTACCTGAGCCTCGTGGTGCTGGTGCCGTTGCTGATGGTCTTCATCAAGGCAAGCTCGCTCGACTGGGCGAGTTTCGTTGCCGCAGTGAGTTCGCCGCGCGTGTTGGCGTCGTACCGCCTCACGTTCGGCATCTCGCTCGCGGCCGCCATTCTCAATGCCGTTTTCGGTTTCATTCTGGCGTGGGTGCTGGTGCGCTACACGTTCCCGGGCAAGCGTTTCGTCGACGCGCTGATCGACTTGCCGTTCGCGTTGCCTACCTCCGTGGCGGGCATCGTGCTCGCGGCGATCTACGCACCGAATGGCTGGGTCGGACGCTGGTTCGAACCGCTTGGCATCAAGATCGCGTTCACGCCGTTGGGCATTTTCGTGGCGCTGACGTTCATCGGGTTGCCGTTCGTGGTGCGCACGCTCCAGCCGGTGCTCGAAGAGTTCGAGCGCGAACAGGAGGAGGCCGCGGCGTGCCTGGGCGCTACGCGCTGGCAGACGCTGCGTCACGTCATTCTCCCTGCCGTGCTGCCCGCGCTGCTGACCGGTTTTGCGCTGGCCTTCGCACGCGCGGTAGGCGAATACGGTTCGGTCATCTTTATCGCCGGCAACATTCCGATGGTCTCGGAGATCACGTCGTTGCTGATCGTGACCAAGCTCGAACAGTTCGACTATGCGGGCGCTGCGGCACTGGCCGTCGTCATGCTGTTGATCTCGTTCGTGTTGCTGCTGCTGATCAACACCCTGCAATGGTGGCTGCAACGCCGTCATTCGGGCCGACGCGCCAGTGGCGTGTGATTCCGGAATACGAAAGAGAACGTTTCGACCATGTCAGATTCACTCGCACTGTCGCGCACCTTGCCGCAAGCCGCCAAGGCCCGAAAGGCCGATCCGACCGATGAGCCCGCGCTCGTCAAGGCCGTGCTCATCGGTATCGCGCTGCTGTTCTTCGCATTGTTTCTGGTGCTGCCGCTCGCGTCGGTCTTCGTCACCGCGCTGGGCAAGGGCTTCGCCGCTTACTGGGATGGCCTGACGAACGACGACGCACTCTCCGCCATTCGCCTCACCGTGCTGATCGCGGTGATTGCCGTGCCGCTGAATCTGGTGTTCGGCGTGGCGGCGTCGTGGGCGATCGCGCGCTTCGACTTCAAGGGCAAGAGCGTGCTGACCACGCTCATCGATCTGCCGTTTTCGGTCTCGCCGGTGATCGCCGGTCTTACGTTCCTGCTGATCTTCGGCCGGCAGGGGCCGATCTGGGACTTTCTCGACGCGCACAACCTGAAGATCGTGTTCGCGCTGCCGGGGCTGGTGCTGGCGACCGTGTTCGTCACGTTTCCCTTCGTGGCGCGAGAACTGATTCCGCTCATGCAGGCACAGGGCAGCGAGGAAGAGGAGGCTGCACGTGTGCTGGGCGCCAGCGGCTGGCAGGTGTTCACGCGCGTGACGCTGCCAAAAATCAAATGGGGCCTGTTGTACGGCGTGATTCTGTGTAATGCGCGCGCCATGGGCGAGTTCGGTGCCGTGTCGGTGGTCTCCGGACACATTCGCGGCGAGACGAACACGCTGCCGCTGCATGTGGAAATTGAATATAACGACTACCACACGGTGGGCGCGTTCGCGGCAGCGTCGATTCTCGCGTTGCTCGCACTCGCCACACTGGCCCTGAAGCTCTGGGCCGAACGCAAGCTGGCGCAGGACAAAGCCGCGCGTCGCGAAGACGCCGTGGCAGCCTGAGCGAACATCGCATCGAGGAGCAAGACAATGAGTATTCAGGTACAGCAGGTTTCGAAGCATTTCGGCGATTTCGCGGCGCTCGACGATGTCAGTCTCGAATTCCCCACGGGCGAACTGGTCGCGCTGCTCGGGCCGTCCGGCTGCGGCAAGACTACGCTGCTGCGCATTGTTGCCGGGCTGGAGTTTGCAGACGCCGGCCGCGTCGTGCTCAATGGCGAGGACGTGGCGTCCGTTGGCACGCGTGAGCGTCAGGTGGGCTTCGTGTTCCAGCATTACGCGTTGTTCCGTCACATGACGGTGTTCGAGAACGTGGCGTTCGGCTTGCGTGTGAAGTCGCGCCGCGAACGCCTCTCGGACGCGCAAATTCGCACCAAGGTGCACGAATTGCTCGGTCTAGTGCAACTCGACTGGCTGGCAGATCACTACCCGGCGGAACTGTCGGGCGGCCAGCGTCAGCGTATTGCACTGGCACGCGCGCTGGCGGTCGAGCCGAAGGTGTTGCTGCTCGACGAACCATTCGGCGCGCTTGACGCCAAGGTGCGCAAGGAGTTGCGTAGCTGGCTGCGACGCCTGCACGACGAACTCCACATCACCACGATTTTCGTCACGCACGATCAGGAAGAAGCGCTGGAAGTGGCCGACCGTATCGTGCTGATGAATCGCGGCAAGGTTGAGCAGATCGGCGCGCCGCAGGACGTCTACGACACGCCGGAAAGCGCTTTCGTCTACGAATTTCTCGGTGCTGCGAACCGGCTCTCGGGGGAACTGCGTACGCACGACTTCATTGCAGACGCGGGGGCTTACCGCGTTACGGTGCACAAGGACGATCTGCCGGCGATACCGCAGGATGGCCGCGCAATTGCGTATGTGCGGCCGCACGATCTCGCGCTGCTGCCGGCCCACGATAGCGGCCCGGGGATCAATGTGGCCGTGCGCCGCGCGATTCCGCTGGGCGGTACCGTGCGCGTGGAACTCGCGGCACCCGGCGACGCGGTGTGGGAGGCGGAACTCACGCGGTCGGGCTGGCAAGCGCTGGGTGCCGACGCCGGGGCCACGTTGCGGGCGGTGCCGCGTCAGTTGCGGGTGTTTTCCGCACAGGCGTGAGCGCACGCCGCATCGATTGACGGCACCGGGCGAAGGCGCCGAACGACACAACAACAAGCTAACGCCATTTGGCACAGGTAATTGACGTCGCAAGACGTCGCGGACAGACAAAGCAACAGGGCGGAGTCACATCATGAATTTCCAGCAATTGCGCTACGTGCGCGAAGCCGTTCGGCAGAACCTCAACCTGACGGAAGCGGCGAGTGCGCTGTACACGTCGCAGTCGGGCGTGAGCAAGCAGATCAAGGATCTCGAAGACGAACTCGGCGTCGACGTGTTCGTGCGTCGCGGCAAGCGTCTCACGGGACTGACCGAACCCGGCAAGGCAGTGCTGCAACTGATCGAGCGCATGCTGCTCGACGCCGAGAACCTGCGCCGGGTGGCGCGCCAGTTTGCGGATCAGGATAGCGGTCATCTCGTGGTGGCCACGACCCACACGCAGGCGCGCTATGCGCTGCCGCAGGTCATCAAGCAGTTCACGAGCGTGTACCCGAAGGTGCATTTGGCGCTGCGTCAGGGCAGCCCGCGCCAGATCGCGCAGATGGTCATCGACGGCGAAGCCGACATCGGTATCACGACCGAGGCGCTTGACCGCTTTCCCGATATCGTCACGTTCCCGTGCTATTCCTGGCATCACGTTGCCGTCGTGCCGAAGGACCACCCGTTGGTCGGGCGCGAGAGTGTGACCCTTGCGGACATTGCCGAATATCCGATCATTACCTATGACGGCGATTTCACGGGGCGCTCGCATGTGGACAAGGCCTTTGCCGATCAGGGGCTGGTGCCGGATATCGTGCTGACGGCGTTGGATACGGACGTGATCAAGACGTACGTAGAGCTTGGCCTAGGCGTAGGCATCGTGGCGGCGATGGCGGTCGACCCGCGTAAGGATCAGGATCTGGCGGTGCTGGAACTCGACAATGCGTTTGAGCCGAGCACTACGCGGATCGGCTTGCGTCGCGGCGCGTTTCTGCGCTCGTATGCCTACCGTTTCATTGAAATGCTTGCCCCGGCGCTCAAGGAGCAGGAAATCTCGACGCAACTGCGCGAAGCGCTGGAGTTTGCCGCCTGACGCGCGGCCAAAGCGCGACAGCCCGAGGCTGACCGGAACAGGTTTTCGAAGCGTTGTCCGGGTGGTCCGTGTCGCTCAGTCGTGTTCCGGATCATCGATCCCGCCCACCGGGCGGGATCGATATTTTCAGCGATTGGGAAGCCGGGCAGTATTGGATACAATCGTTGACATGACTTTGACCTCATTCAACCCGATCCCTCATTACACCGTGTCCTCGGGCGATCTGCCGCGCATTGCGCTGCTCGCCACAGGCGGCACGATCGCGGGCAGCGCAGCCGATGCCACACGCACCGCCGGCTATCAGGCCGGGGCGCTCGGTGTTCAGGACCTGCTCGCGGCGGTTCCGGCGCTGGGCAGCGTCGCGCACATCCACGCGGAGCAAGTCGCGCAGATCGATAGCAAGGACATGAGCGTGGCGCTTTGGCAGAAACTCGCTGCACGCGTGAACGCCTTGCTCTCGCAGCCGGATGTGGCCGGTGCGGTGATTACGCACGGTACCGATACGCTCGAAGAGACTGCGTACTATCTGCACCTGACCGTCAATAGTCGCAAGCCGGTGGTGCTGACAGCCGCGATGCGTCCTGCAACAGCACTCTCGGCAGACGGGCCGCTCAATCTGCTCAATGCTGTGCGGGTCGCGACCGATCCGATTTCGGCGGGGCGGGGCGTGATGGTCGCCATTAACAACCAGATTCACTGCGCGCGCGACGTCATCAAGACGAGCACCTACAAGGTCGACGCCTTCCATTCGCCGGAAATCGGCGTGCTTGGCTGGGTACAGGACGAGCGCGTGGCATTCCAACGTGCGGCGCTGCAATATCACACCGTCGAGAGCGAGTTCGTCGGCCTCTCGGGCGAGTTGCCGGCAGTCGAGGTGGTGTCGAGCTATGCGGGGGTATCGCGGATTGCCGTCGATGCGCTCGTGGAAGCCGGCGTGCAGGGCATCGTGGTCGCGGGCACGGGCAACGGCTCGCTGCACTCGCTGTTGCAACAGGCGTTGGCCGAGGCGGTGCAGCGGGGTGTAACGGTCGTGCGGGCCGCCCGCGTGGGGAGCGGACATGTGATGCACAACGGCGCCGCCCCCGACGATCAGTACGGCTTTGTGAGCGCGGGCAATCTGCACCCGTACAAGGCGCGTGTTCTGCTGATGCTGGCATTGCAGGCAGGCGTGCCGCGCGAGCGCATGCAGAGCCTGTTCGTCGAGTATTGAGCCGCGATCGGCCGGCAACGTGCCTTCGGCCGGGACAAAAAAATACGGCGCCAGCCGCTCATTCGAACCACTTGCGCCGTGATGCTCGGCGAGGTGCCATGGACACTTCCGTCCTGGCGGCCAGTATCGGTAGTGCGGTCGGTACTGCCGGTACTGCCGGTACTGCCGATACCGTCAATACTGCGGCCGATTTGCTGCGATACCTCACTTCTCCCTGCTGACGGCTTTGACAGCCGTTTTCTTCGTCTTCTCGCGAACTACCCTGTAAGCCGGTCGCGTCTCAGCGTCGCAGCGCGATCCGGCCGTGTGTCCGGATGTGACGTCGGCTGGCGGGCAGCGGACTTTCCAGCCCGGCGCCCGCCAACGTTCGTCGAATCTCCCTGATTGCCTGACGCTGCCGATACGCTAGGTCAGTTACGCCACGGTATGGTTGGACAGCATTTCCAGCGCGCGCACCATGCCCGAGTGATCCCATGCGGCGCCACCGTTGGCGGCACACGCGTTGAACAGTTCCTGGCACGTGGCCGTGTTCGGCAGCGACACGCCGAGGGCCTTGGCGCTCTGGAGTGCCAGATTCAGATCCTTCTGGTGCAGCGCGATGCGGAAGCCCGGCTCGAAGTTGCGCTTGACCATGCGCTCGCCATGCACTTCGAGAATGCGCGACGAAGCGAAGCCGCCCATCAGCGCCTCACGCACCTTGGCAGGATCGGCCCCCGCCTTCGAGGCGAACAGCAGGGCTTCGCCCACCGCTTCGATCGTCAGCGCGACCACGATCTGGTTGGCGACCTTGCAGGTCTGGCCAGCACCGCTCTCACCCACGAGCGTGATGTTCTTGCCCATCAGTTCGAAGAACGGCTTCACGTCGTCGAACGCCGCTTGCGACCCGCCGACCATGATCGACAGCGAGGCAGCCTTCGCACCGACCTCGCCGCCCGAGACCGGGGCATCGAGGTATTCGGCGCCCAGCGCCTTGATCTTCTTGGCGTATTCCTTCGTTTCGATCGGCGAGATGGAGCTCATGTCGACGACGATTTTGCCGGCAGAGAGACCTTCGGCCAGACCGTCCTGACCGAACAGCACGGCGCCCACGTCCGGGGTGTCAGGCACCATCACGAAGACGATGTCGGCGCGCTTGGCGACTTCCTTGGCCGATGTGCAGACGGTGGCCTGACCGTCGATCAGGTCTTGCGGGGGCGTGCGGCGCTCGTACAGGAACAGCTTGTGACCGGCGTTTTGCAGATGCTTCGCCATCGGCGCGCCCATGATGCCCAGACCAATGAAACCGAGTTGTGCCATTTTGAGACTCCTTGTTGCCAAAGTTTGATGTGGGGTTCGCTGACGCCCGGACGAGCAGGGCGGTGGCGCGCAAGCGCATCCCCCGTGCTCCGGCCGCATGCCCCCTGCATGCGGCCGGCGGGGCCCTTCCTCGTCGAAACCCGGTCAGCCGGCGTGTTGCGTCTGTCGCTGCTGTCGCGATTTGCCGCTACGCCGTCGTATCGTCTGCACGCCGCCCG includes:
- a CDS encoding sulfate ABC transporter substrate-binding protein, with translation MSKAARGWKAKKLAVALGGLALAAGMTIQAQAASLSLLNVSYDPTRELYADYNKAFEAHYKQTSGDTVTVKASHGGSGKQARTVLDGAPADVVTLGISADIDELAQAGLVNKDWQKRLPDNATPYTSTIVLLVRKGNPKGIKDWGDLVKPGISVVTPNPKTSAGARWNYLAAWLYALKQPGGNEQKAQDFVKALYKNVGVLDSGARGATTTFVERGIGDVLIAWENEALLSVKDLGPDKFDIVVPSSSILTEPPVAVVDKNVDKHGTRKAAEAYLQWLYSPQGQEIAAKHFYRPRSPEIAKKYESQYPKLKLYTVDADLGGWTKTQAKHFADGGIFDQIYTKK
- the cysT gene encoding sulfate ABC transporter permease subunit CysT, with protein sequence MSTALFPLWRKPSALPGFGLTMGYTVAYLSLVVLVPLLMVFIKASSLDWASFVAAVSSPRVLASYRLTFGISLAAAILNAVFGFILAWVLVRYTFPGKRFVDALIDLPFALPTSVAGIVLAAIYAPNGWVGRWFEPLGIKIAFTPLGIFVALTFIGLPFVVRTLQPVLEEFEREQEEAAACLGATRWQTLRHVILPAVLPALLTGFALAFARAVGEYGSVIFIAGNIPMVSEITSLLIVTKLEQFDYAGAAALAVVMLLISFVLLLLINTLQWWLQRRHSGRRASGV
- the cysW gene encoding sulfate ABC transporter permease subunit CysW, which gives rise to MSDSLALSRTLPQAAKARKADPTDEPALVKAVLIGIALLFFALFLVLPLASVFVTALGKGFAAYWDGLTNDDALSAIRLTVLIAVIAVPLNLVFGVAASWAIARFDFKGKSVLTTLIDLPFSVSPVIAGLTFLLIFGRQGPIWDFLDAHNLKIVFALPGLVLATVFVTFPFVARELIPLMQAQGSEEEEAARVLGASGWQVFTRVTLPKIKWGLLYGVILCNARAMGEFGAVSVVSGHIRGETNTLPLHVEIEYNDYHTVGAFAAASILALLALATLALKLWAERKLAQDKAARREDAVAA
- a CDS encoding CysB family HTH-type transcriptional regulator, which produces MNFQQLRYVREAVRQNLNLTEAASALYTSQSGVSKQIKDLEDELGVDVFVRRGKRLTGLTEPGKAVLQLIERMLLDAENLRRVARQFADQDSGHLVVATTHTQARYALPQVIKQFTSVYPKVHLALRQGSPRQIAQMVIDGEADIGITTEALDRFPDIVTFPCYSWHHVAVVPKDHPLVGRESVTLADIAEYPIITYDGDFTGRSHVDKAFADQGLVPDIVLTALDTDVIKTYVELGLGVGIVAAMAVDPRKDQDLAVLELDNAFEPSTTRIGLRRGAFLRSYAYRFIEMLAPALKEQEISTQLREALEFAA
- a CDS encoding asparaginase — its product is MTLTSFNPIPHYTVSSGDLPRIALLATGGTIAGSAADATRTAGYQAGALGVQDLLAAVPALGSVAHIHAEQVAQIDSKDMSVALWQKLAARVNALLSQPDVAGAVITHGTDTLEETAYYLHLTVNSRKPVVLTAAMRPATALSADGPLNLLNAVRVATDPISAGRGVMVAINNQIHCARDVIKTSTYKVDAFHSPEIGVLGWVQDERVAFQRAALQYHTVESEFVGLSGELPAVEVVSSYAGVSRIAVDALVEAGVQGIVVAGTGNGSLHSLLQQALAEAVQRGVTVVRAARVGSGHVMHNGAAPDDQYGFVSAGNLHPYKARVLLMLALQAGVPRERMQSLFVEY
- the glxR gene encoding 2-hydroxy-3-oxopropionate reductase; the protein is MAQLGFIGLGIMGAPMAKHLQNAGHKLFLYERRTPPQDLIDGQATVCTSAKEVAKRADIVFVMVPDTPDVGAVLFGQDGLAEGLSAGKIVVDMSSISPIETKEYAKKIKALGAEYLDAPVSGGEVGAKAASLSIMVGGSQAAFDDVKPFFELMGKNITLVGESGAGQTCKVANQIVVALTIEAVGEALLFASKAGADPAKVREALMGGFASSRILEVHGERMVKRNFEPGFRIALHQKDLNLALQSAKALGVSLPNTATCQELFNACAANGGAAWDHSGMVRALEMLSNHTVA